The Oecophyllibacter saccharovorans sequence AACGCAGGTCAAAGATAGCCGTTCCAGCGAAGATGGCGCGGCGATCAGAAGGCGGCGTGGCTGCTGTGGGTGCGGTCAGCGGTTCACGACTGTGGAACGCATTCAGCTGCGTGAGCTGACAGTCATCAAGAACGATGGGCGGAAGATTCCCTTTGACCGCGAGAAACTGGTTCAGTCCCTCCGGACGGCGCTCAGAAAAAGACCGGTTGACGAAGTCAGGCAGGAACTCCTGGTAAACGGGCTGGTCCGCCAGCTTGAAGCCTCGGGCGAGCAGGAAATTTCGTCGCAGCGCATCGGAGAATTGGCTATGGATGCATTGCGCGAAGTAGACGGTGTGGCTTATGTCCGGTTCGCGAGCGTTTACCGGGATTTCAGAGAGGTGGAAGCCTTCTCGAAGATTCTCTCTGACATGAATTGTCCACCTTCTTCCGAACTCGGGAAAGACGGACCTTAGGAGCTATTTTATGACATCGTCCACGATCCCGTCTTCTCCAAAAGAAACTTCAGCGCCTGGAAAGACCCCCAAGGATATGCCCGGAAATGAAAAGAAGGATCCCGGCGCGCGCAGCCGTACCATTGCCCGTGTGGCAGCAGTACAGGCACTCTTTCAGTGTGAGCAAAGCGGGCAGAATGCTGAAACGGTGCTGAGGGAATTCACCCACCATCGCCGCATTGCTCCCAACTCGCACTTTGATGAAGGGGATATCCCGCAGGCAGATCTGAAGCTGCTGGAAGAAGTGGTACATGTCGCAACGCGGGAACAGGAGGAGAATGACCGCCTGCTCTCCAGCCTTCTGCCCGAAGCCTGGCCACTGGAACGCCTTGACCCGGTGCTGCGCGCTCTGCTTCGGGCAGCCATTGCCGAATTGAGAAGCGGACGGCCACCGCAAGTTGTCATCAACGAATACATGGACGTCGCTCACGGCTTCTTCAGTGGGGAAGAACCCAAAATGGTCAATGGCATTCTTGATGCTGCCCGCAGGAAGCTTGCCGCTTCCTGAAAATCCCTGGGACTGCTGCGCGCAAAACCCATAGGAAGAGGGGCTAGAAGATCATGGGAGAATTCGATTTTATCGGTCGCCATTTCCGCCCCCTTTCGGGTGAAGGGGCTTATGATCTTCGCAATGACGGCGCCATCCTACGCCCGGCAAGCGGACATGAACTGGTCGTCTCAAGCGACACAATGGTGGAAAACCGACATTTTCTTCCCGGTGATCCCCCTGAAACGGTCGGGCAGAAACTGCTGCGCTGCAATCTTTCAGACCTCGCGGCCATGGGGGCAAAGCCGGTCGGCTATACGCTGAATGTCACGCTGGACCCGCAAGGCCCATACGGGGAGAAATGGTTCTCGGAATTCGCACGGGGCCTGCAGAAGGACCAGTCCCTGTATGGGCTGAGTCTGCTGGGCGGCGATACGACCAGCACCACAGGTCCCCTGGTGCTCAGCATGACGGTTTTCGGAGAAGTGCCGGTCGGTCAGGCTCTGCGCCGTGACAGGGCTCAGCCTGGGGATGAGGTGTGGGTTACAGGGCAGCTGGGCAATGGGGCTCTTGGCCTGCAGGTTCGCACGGGAAAGCTGAATGACCCAAGCGGGGAGCTGGTACGCGCCTATCAGCTGCCGACCCCACGACTGGGCTTGGATCTGTTCGGGATCGTCACCACGGCCATGGATATTTCTGATGGTGTTATTCAGGATGCCGGCCATATTGCTGAAGAATCAGGCGTCAAACTCGTTCTGGATGAGCGACGTTTCCCCTACAGCCCGGCTGGGCAGGCGGCAGGGGAAGCCTGGCATGAGACGCGTCTGCTGGGGGGAGATGATTACGAGCTTCTCATGACCGTTCCGCCCCACCGGATTTCTGCACTGAAAAAAATCTGTGCTGCTCAGGGAATTCCCGTCACTTCCATTGGAAAAGTAGAGCAGGGCACAGGGGTTGATGTGCTGGGCACAGACGGCTTTCCCCTGAAACTGACACGCACAGGTTGGCAGCATTTTTAAGTCTTTGACTGCCTGATTGTAATAAATCAGGTCATCTCAACAGGTAATTCTTATCCCCGTCAGCGTTTGGACAGAAATACTTAAATATGTTGACTTAAGCCTCGGGGGAAGGGGACAGTGTCTTTTCATAGAGGCGATGACGCTTGTGGGGATGAGGCACAAGCGATTCAGCCAGATTACGCATAGCTGTATCGGTTTCAAGGATCCAGCCCAGCTCCACCCATTTATATGGGAGCGACTGCCCGCGACGCATGAGTTCAGTTATCGCCAGAGAAGGAAGAAGGGCACCGAGCAACGTTCCCCGCAACTTGCTGGTCACCCCAAGAAGGATGACCCTGGCTGATTTGAAGCGGTGAAAAGCGAGACGCCAGGCAAAACGTGCCCAGCCCAAGGGGGTGGGGGTTCCGCCCAGATCACCGGTGATGTCGTAAAGATTAGGCAGTACCATCGCCATAGCGACCGGCTCCCCGTTCTGGTCAATCTGAACGTAATGCTCCGGTCGCAGAAGCGGCTTGATGTCCTTGATCATGGCGGCCATTTCGTAGTCCTGCATAGGAACGAAATTGAACTTGTGTGCCCAGGCATCATTGTAAAGACGGCGCAGAGTTTCACCCTGGGTCACGATTTCCTTTTTGGAGAGTGACCGGGTGGTGATATCCTTGAGTTTCCCAGCCCCCAGCTTCAGGCCCTCTGGCACTTTGAAGCGCTCCCGTGTTTCAGGGGTCAGTTCCAGTCGGTAACTCAACAGATTTGCGACGGTTTCATAACCGCAGCGCTGAATGAAGCCGTCCAGTTCAGGCGGATGCCAGGGCATGGCAATCATGGGGGCAGAAAGCTGTCCTTCGACCATCGTTCCGCTTTCCCCGTTTCCGCTCAAGGTGACAGGGCCGCGGATACGGGTGACCTGGCGGGCCTTGAGCCATTCTTCAGCCGTCTGAAGCAGGGCCGCTACAATTTCCGGCTGGGGCAGGGCGTCCAGTGCGCCGAACTGTCCGATACGCTCCTGCCAGTGCTCAACAGCACGATGGTCGAGGATGGCTGCGATGCGGCCGACCGGCCTGTTACCCTGCCAGGCAAGGAAATACTGAATTTCAGCATGGCGGTAAACGGAGGCTTTTTTCGGATCAAGAAGCGTTCGCTGCTCCAGATCGAAGGGCGCAACATAACCCGGCAGCCCGGCATAGAGATGGCGGGGCAGGGTAATGAAGCGTTGCAGATCCCGCTGACTGGTGACAGGGCGAACCTCAATTGGGGGGGCGGGGGCAAAAGACGCTTCACATTGCATGAAGCTGCCTATACGCATTATTGAACCAACAGGCTAGAGGAAACATGGTGTTTCAGCTTCTGGAACGCGCCCTCAGCCAAGAGCCAGCTTCATGCGCGCATCAGGTACGGGAAAAGGACAGGATAATGTCGGAAAAAAAGCTGCCAGAGCGTAATGTTCGGCACCACATTCTCATCACGGGCGCCTCAAGCGGGATCGGTGCGGCATTGGCGGAATATTATGCCCGTCCCGGGGTGACACTTTCTCTCTGGGGGCGCAATCCGGAAAGACTTGCAAAGGTAGCCACCCTGGTTGAAGGCAAAGGTGCCACCGCGCAGGTCCTCAGTCTGGATCTGACGGATGCCCAGGCCGCTCTGGCCGCCTTCATAAAAGCCGATGATGCCTTGCCGGTAGACATTCTCATCAATTCAGCCGGTCTCTCTGATGTCACCAAACCGGGTGAGGTGAGTGAAACGGCAGAAGTGGCTCTGGCCATGTCAATGGTCAACTTCTCCACCCCCACCACGCTGGGCTGTGAAGCCGCAAAGCGCATGAGTGCCCGCCGCTCAGGCCGCATCGCCTTTCTGGGGTCAGTGGCTTCATTCCACGATCTGCCTCTCGCCCCTGTCTATAGCGGGAGCAAGGCCGGTATCGGTCGCTTCAGCACGGCTCTTCGTGCGGCCCTGACCCCTTATGGTGTCCTGGTCACCCTGATTGCGCCTGGCTTCATCAATACTCCGATGAGCCAGAAGCTGGACGGTAATCAGCCATTTCTGGTCCCGGTCGACAAAGCGGCCCGCAAGATCGCCCGTGCTATCAACAAGGGGCAGGCTGTTCTGGTATTTCCCTGGATTTTTCAGGCCACCCGTCTTCTCGAAGCCGTTCTGCCCATGCCGCTGGCCCACCGAATCCTCAGAAAACTGCAAATCATGGAGAATGCCCCATCCAAATAAGTGGCGCTACGCTTACTGATCATACCTCCCGGCAGCCTGGCGGGGTTGCGGCTTCCTGACCCGCATGCTTGTTCAGAAAGCATCTGGCGCCGGCCGCTCAGCCCCGGCGCATCGCTGAAGGAAGTGGATCATGAAAGAAATCGTCGCAGCCGATATCGGTGGCACGCATGCGCGTTTTGCCATTGCCAAGATTGATAATGGTCGTGTGGTCGAGCTGGGGCCTGATGTCACACTGAAATGTGCGGATTACGCCTCTCTCGGACTGGCCTGGGAAGCCTTCGGTCGCGAAATCGGCCAGCCCATTCCGAATGAGGCGGGACTTGCAGTGGCCTGTCCCATCAAGGGCGACAGCCTCAAGATGACCAACAATCCCTGGGTCATTCAGCCTTCACAGCTCAAGGAACGGCTCAAGCTTGATGACTTCGTGCTGGTCAATGATTTCGGTGCCGTTGGCCATGCGGTGGCGCAGATGGGACCGGAATATATGCAGCATCTCTGTGGCCCGGAAGTCGCGCTGCCCGAGCAGGGAACGACCACCATCCTGGGTCCGGGCACCGGTCTCGGCGTAGCGGCTGTCATGCGGCGCGGAAATCATTACCATGTGATGGAAACCGAAGGCGGTCATGTCGATTTCTCTCCGCTTGATGCCGTTGAAGACCGTATTCTTCGCGTTCTGCGTGACCGTTTCCGCCGGGTATCAGTGGAAAGAATCGTCTCGGGGCCGGGTCTGACCAATCTGTATGAAGTGATTGCCGAACTTCAGGATCTTCCGGTGACACTGCGTAACAACCGCGCCCTCTGGACCACGGCTCTGGAAGGCACGGACACGCTTGCCTCGGCCGCTCTGGAACGTTTCTGCCTCAGTCTGGGGGCAGTGGCTGGTGATCTGGCTCTTGCTCAAGGTGCAAACAGCGTGGTGATCGGGGGGGGGCTGGGTCTGAGACTGGCGAATATTCTGCCACGCTCCGGTTTCTCGGAACGCTTTGTCGCCAAAGGGCGCTTCGAATCCATGATGAACGCTATGCCCGTGAAGATCATCACCTATCCCCAGCCGGGCCTTTACGGGGCTGCCGCTGCCTATGCCTCAAAGGAAGCAGGCCTGAGTTCCTGAGCACGCGAGGTTCTTAGAACCCAGCTAGATAGACTGAACCTCTTTTGCCGGAAAAAGCAAAAGAGGCTCTATAGACCTTTATTTAAAGAACTCTACCCGCTTTTCAGTTAAAACAACCTTGGGACGTACCCGCAGAGGTCTGGTTTAAATACTCTAAAAGCTAAGCTTTATTTCAGGAAAATTCAGAAAGCCCTGGAAGTTCGGATGGGAATCGAACCCATATACGCGGATTTGCAGTCCGCTGCATCACCATTCTGCCACCGAACCTCAAGAGGAGCGGGCATATTATGGCTTCAGGGCTCTTGGGTCAAGGATGAAATAAAAATGGCCTGTGTGCTGACAGTTTCAGAAAAAAGCCCTGCTCACCCAGGCCAGAAGTGAAGAAAGAATTACGGTTTCTGAAAACACCTTGGTCTCTACAGGTGAAAAAGAGTATGTTGTTCCGATCTGGCTCATGATGGGGCCTCAAAGCCATCAATAATCGGCAGTAATCAGGTATGACGGATAACGTGCTTTCAGCAGCCAGGAAAACTTCTTTTCCACGCCAGGTAGCGTCTCTGCAGGTCCAGGCAGGCATCAGCCTGCTGGCACTTATTGCAGCAGCCCCTGCTTTTGCGCAGAAATATGATGGCAGCGGCGCGCCTGTGCTGGTCCCTCATACGCTGCAGCAGGCACTGGGTCGCGCTTATCTGACCAACCCCCAGCTCCGGGAAGAACGCGCTAATCTGCGCGCCATTGACGAAAAGATGCCGACAGCCCAGAGCGGTTGGCATCCGACGATCAGCGGAACGGCAGGGCTGACCTATTATCAGGGCTACAGCAATTACCTGCAGAAAACCTCCATGGGCTCCATGCCTTCAGGGGAGAAATATCACACCCCTGGTTATACAGGTGGCGTGACGGTAACCGAGCCGATCTATCAGGGTGGGAAAACGGTCGCTTCCATCCGTATGGCGCGCAACCAGATCATGGCCGCGCGGGCCAAGCTACTCGCCACTGAGCAACAGGTTCTATTGAAAGCTGTGCAGGCTTATGTCGGGGTTGTGGAAGACGAACAGCTTCTGCAGATCAGCCTCAATAACGAGCGGGTACTTCGCCAGCAGCTTGATGCCACAAACCGCCGCTTCCAGCTGGGAGAGTTGAGCCGCACGGATGTGGCGCAGGCGCAGGGCGCCCTTGCCACCGCCACCTCTTCCCGGCAACAGGCTGAAGGAACGCTGCAGATCCAGAAAGCGACTTATCTCCAGGTGATCGGAGTGGGCGCACCTCCCAATCTTGTCCCTCCACAGCCTCTGAAACCCTTCGTTCATTCCCAGCAGCAAGCCATTTCGATTGCCGTGCACAACAACCCGAACGTGGTTGCCGCTCTCTTCACGGAAGGGGGACAGAAAGACAATGTGAATGTGCAGATTGCAGGACTGATGCCGAAAGTCTCGGCTGAGCTGGCCTATATGCACATGAAAAATCAGGGATACGGAAATTCCATTCAGGACAACAAATACGCCGAGCTGTCCTTCCAGGTGCCTGTCTATCAAGGTGGCGGCCAATATGCCGCTGTCCGCCAGGCTCGGCAGACTGCCCTGAGTGCCTATCAGGAAGTGAATGTGCAGCGTCGGACCGCTCTCCAGCTGGCAGCAGCCAGCTGGCAGCAGATGGAAGCAGCCCAGAGAAGCATGAAGAGCAACCGCCTTGCCGTAGCGGCCAATATTGCCGCTCTGGCCGGTGTGGAACGTCAGGCCCTGACAGGCACGAGCAGCACTCTCGAAGTCCTGCAGCAGCAGCAGACCCTGCTGCAGTCGCAGCAGGCCCTTGTCCAGACAGTCGCAACCCTCGTGACGAGCACCTATCAGGTAGCCTCAGCCATCGGCCGGCTGACAGCTGTCGACCTCAAACTGCCTGTACCGCTTTACGATGACCGGGCCTATTACAACGCTGTCAAGGATCGTTGGGTAGGGATCGGCGATTATGCCGTTAACCAGCCCGGGCGCTGAGCCTGTCTTGACCATTTCCACACGATAGAACCCGGTGGGCGGCAGTAACCGTCTGAATTACTCCTGGAAAATTTCTAAAGCTTATGACCGACGAAGCCCTGACCGCTGCGCCTCTCGAAAAGACTTTTCAGCCGGAAAACTATGAAAAG is a genomic window containing:
- the nusB gene encoding transcription antitermination factor NusB — encoded protein: MTSSTIPSSPKETSAPGKTPKDMPGNEKKDPGARSRTIARVAAVQALFQCEQSGQNAETVLREFTHHRRIAPNSHFDEGDIPQADLKLLEEVVHVATREQEENDRLLSSLLPEAWPLERLDPVLRALLRAAIAELRSGRPPQVVINEYMDVAHGFFSGEEPKMVNGILDAARRKLAAS
- the glk gene encoding glucokinase gives rise to the protein MKEIVAADIGGTHARFAIAKIDNGRVVELGPDVTLKCADYASLGLAWEAFGREIGQPIPNEAGLAVACPIKGDSLKMTNNPWVIQPSQLKERLKLDDFVLVNDFGAVGHAVAQMGPEYMQHLCGPEVALPEQGTTTILGPGTGLGVAAVMRRGNHYHVMETEGGHVDFSPLDAVEDRILRVLRDRFRRVSVERIVSGPGLTNLYEVIAELQDLPVTLRNNRALWTTALEGTDTLASAALERFCLSLGAVAGDLALAQGANSVVIGGGLGLRLANILPRSGFSERFVAKGRFESMMNAMPVKIITYPQPGLYGAAAAYASKEAGLSS
- a CDS encoding TolC family outer membrane protein, yielding MTDNVLSAARKTSFPRQVASLQVQAGISLLALIAAAPAFAQKYDGSGAPVLVPHTLQQALGRAYLTNPQLREERANLRAIDEKMPTAQSGWHPTISGTAGLTYYQGYSNYLQKTSMGSMPSGEKYHTPGYTGGVTVTEPIYQGGKTVASIRMARNQIMAARAKLLATEQQVLLKAVQAYVGVVEDEQLLQISLNNERVLRQQLDATNRRFQLGELSRTDVAQAQGALATATSSRQQAEGTLQIQKATYLQVIGVGAPPNLVPPQPLKPFVHSQQQAISIAVHNNPNVVAALFTEGGQKDNVNVQIAGLMPKVSAELAYMHMKNQGYGNSIQDNKYAELSFQVPVYQGGGQYAAVRQARQTALSAYQEVNVQRRTALQLAAASWQQMEAAQRSMKSNRLAVAANIAALAGVERQALTGTSSTLEVLQQQQTLLQSQQALVQTVATLVTSTYQVASAIGRLTAVDLKLPVPLYDDRAYYNAVKDRWVGIGDYAVNQPGR
- a CDS encoding SDR family NAD(P)-dependent oxidoreductase; its protein translation is MSEKKLPERNVRHHILITGASSGIGAALAEYYARPGVTLSLWGRNPERLAKVATLVEGKGATAQVLSLDLTDAQAALAAFIKADDALPVDILINSAGLSDVTKPGEVSETAEVALAMSMVNFSTPTTLGCEAAKRMSARRSGRIAFLGSVASFHDLPLAPVYSGSKAGIGRFSTALRAALTPYGVLVTLIAPGFINTPMSQKLDGNQPFLVPVDKAARKIARAINKGQAVLVFPWIFQATRLLEAVLPMPLAHRILRKLQIMENAPSK
- the thiL gene encoding thiamine-phosphate kinase, producing MGEFDFIGRHFRPLSGEGAYDLRNDGAILRPASGHELVVSSDTMVENRHFLPGDPPETVGQKLLRCNLSDLAAMGAKPVGYTLNVTLDPQGPYGEKWFSEFARGLQKDQSLYGLSLLGGDTTSTTGPLVLSMTVFGEVPVGQALRRDRAQPGDEVWVTGQLGNGALGLQVRTGKLNDPSGELVRAYQLPTPRLGLDLFGIVTTAMDISDGVIQDAGHIAEESGVKLVLDERRFPYSPAGQAAGEAWHETRLLGGDDYELLMTVPPHRISALKKICAAQGIPVTSIGKVEQGTGVDVLGTDGFPLKLTRTGWQHF
- the nrdR gene encoding transcriptional regulator NrdR, translating into MHCPFCGHHETQVKDSRSSEDGAAIRRRRGCCGCGQRFTTVERIQLRELTVIKNDGRKIPFDREKLVQSLRTALRKRPVDEVRQELLVNGLVRQLEASGEQEISSQRIGELAMDALREVDGVAYVRFASVYRDFREVEAFSKILSDMNCPPSSELGKDGP